One region of Ignavibacteriota bacterium genomic DNA includes:
- a CDS encoding alpha/beta fold hydrolase, with the protein MTLFLALLVAFVVFLFSATLILTIIGPTLLLRPRRRTAEFYKRLNQPVHPSELQLVYEEINVMGHDNGKLNSWLIKSPNARGTIIYLHGVADCKMDGIRFAKLMHENRYNVFLYDSRRHGDSEGEFCTYGYFEKLDLEKVIEYLHTRTDVQLGKIALFGTSMGAAVAIQTAAIDKRIAAVIAENSFATLRTIFDDYQKRMVRLPFHYLRNIVIKRSELMAKFKANDVSPLESLKNIRIPFLFIYGTEDHLINHQYTIKLYNNANQPKELFPIEGAKHNDTWQVAGAKYETMILTFLEKYLR; encoded by the coding sequence ATGACACTTTTTCTCGCATTGCTTGTTGCGTTCGTTGTTTTTCTTTTCAGCGCAACGCTTATTCTGACAATCATCGGTCCAACGTTGTTGCTTCGACCGCGCAGAAGAACTGCCGAATTCTATAAACGACTCAATCAACCGGTTCATCCTTCAGAACTACAGCTAGTATATGAAGAAATAAATGTCATGGGGCATGATAATGGTAAATTGAATAGTTGGCTTATCAAATCTCCGAATGCGAGAGGAACAATCATTTATCTTCACGGCGTCGCCGATTGCAAAATGGATGGAATCCGTTTTGCAAAATTGATGCACGAAAACCGGTACAATGTTTTTCTGTACGATTCACGGAGACACGGAGACAGTGAAGGCGAATTTTGCACATACGGTTATTTTGAAAAGTTAGACCTCGAAAAAGTTATCGAGTACCTGCACACCCGCACTGATGTTCAACTCGGAAAAATCGCTTTGTTCGGAACTTCGATGGGAGCGGCAGTGGCAATTCAAACGGCGGCGATTGATAAGCGCATCGCGGCTGTCATTGCTGAAAATTCGTTTGCTACACTCCGCACTATCTTTGATGATTACCAAAAACGCATGGTACGACTTCCGTTTCATTATCTCCGGAACATCGTCATTAAGCGTTCCGAACTGATGGCAAAGTTTAAGGCGAATGATGTCTCGCCGCTCGAATCATTGAAGAACATTCGCATCCCGTTTCTTTTCATTTACGGTACGGAAGACCATCTCATCAATCACCAGTACACCATCAAACTCTACAACAATGCGAATCAACCGAAAGAGTTGTTCCCAATCGAAGGGGCAAAACATAACG
- a CDS encoding ABC transporter permease, with amino-acid sequence MKLLKSKRLGIWFALIAEVLLLTILTSSIDAESGFQSTFLNWTNLSQVIRALSFIAIMAVGQSVVIITGGIDLGVGSVLGLTGVVTALLLNLNFGIVPTIIIALIAGTASGLANGLLITQIKLPPFIVTLGMMSIARGLAFGITGGETIRSLPPEFLTIGQGELLNIPIPIIIMILFAIVISVLLKSSRWGRYVYAIGGNEEAAHFSGINVNWVKILVYSLCGFSAGIAGVLFTSRFGVGQSTAGNGYELDVIAAAVIGGISLSGGRGTILGAIIGSVLMGILRNGLVLLNVSAYWQQVAIGLVIVLAVVMDRKTKR; translated from the coding sequence ATGAAACTACTCAAATCGAAGCGGCTCGGAATCTGGTTCGCTCTCATCGCTGAAGTTCTCCTGCTCACGATTCTCACTTCTTCCATAGATGCAGAGTCGGGATTCCAATCTACATTTCTCAACTGGACAAATCTTTCGCAAGTCATTCGTGCGCTTTCATTTATCGCCATCATGGCTGTCGGACAATCGGTTGTCATCATTACCGGCGGAATTGATCTTGGAGTCGGTTCTGTGTTAGGATTGACAGGAGTTGTTACCGCGCTATTATTGAATTTGAATTTCGGAATTGTTCCTACCATTATTATCGCGTTGATTGCAGGAACGGCGAGCGGACTTGCGAACGGACTTCTCATCACGCAAATCAAACTGCCGCCATTCATTGTTACACTTGGTATGATGAGCATCGCCCGCGGGTTGGCGTTTGGCATTACGGGCGGAGAAACGATTCGAAGTTTACCGCCTGAGTTTCTCACCATCGGTCAGGGAGAACTATTGAATATTCCGATTCCGATTATCATCATGATTTTATTTGCAATAGTGATTAGTGTTCTGCTGAAGTCGTCTCGTTGGGGACGATACGTTTATGCGATTGGCGGAAATGAAGAAGCGGCTCATTTCAGTGGAATCAATGTCAATTGGGTGAAGATTTTAGTATATTCGCTCTGCGGATTTTCAGCAGGAATTGCCGGTGTGTTGTTCACGTCCCGTTTTGGCGTTGGACAATCAACGGCTGGCAACGGCTATGAACTCGACGTGATTGCCGCGGCGGTTATCGGCGGCATCAGTCTCTCCGGCGGACGGGGAACAATTCTCGGCGCTATCATCGGTTCGGTATTGATGGGAATTCTGAGAAACGGACTTGTACTTTTGAATGTCTCGGCATATTGGCAACAAGTCGCTATTGGTTTGGTGATTGTTCTTGCTGTGGTGATGGATAGAAAAACGAAACGGTAA
- a CDS encoding sugar-binding protein, whose protein sequence is MKKIFLFVLSLILLLSGCAKKQEEKAKQWTFAFVPKLLDNPVFQVAWQGAQAGATELGNGKVIVERFAPVKSDAVEQAQIIESLIERKVDGIAVSVNDADALKESIDKAMDAGIPVVTFDSDAPASKRISYYGTHNVNCGKKMGELLVKKMGTKGNIGILMGTPGAPNLEERKNALLDYLKAYPDIKVVATEFCYDDVNKGVSVMEAAIQAHPEMTGWVLPGAWALFTPPPGPFASKKPGDFTVISIDALPEQLDYVRQGYVDILLGQKLYEWGYESIRALIAIKEGKKVEEIIDSGLDEVTKENVEEYAEKWKSMQK, encoded by the coding sequence ATGAAGAAAATATTTTTATTTGTACTCTCACTCATTCTTCTCCTCTCTGGTTGCGCAAAGAAGCAGGAAGAAAAAGCAAAGCAATGGACATTCGCCTTTGTTCCGAAACTGTTGGATAATCCTGTCTTTCAGGTTGCGTGGCAGGGAGCGCAGGCAGGTGCGACAGAACTTGGCAATGGAAAAGTTATCGTTGAACGTTTCGCTCCCGTGAAATCTGACGCGGTTGAGCAGGCGCAAATCATCGAAAGTCTCATCGAACGAAAAGTTGACGGTATCGCTGTTTCCGTGAATGATGCGGACGCGTTGAAAGAATCAATTGATAAAGCGATGGATGCGGGCATTCCCGTCGTTACGTTTGATTCGGATGCACCGGCAAGCAAACGTATCTCGTATTATGGAACGCACAACGTGAACTGCGGAAAGAAGATGGGTGAACTTCTTGTGAAGAAGATGGGGACGAAAGGGAACATCGGAATTCTCATGGGAACTCCCGGCGCGCCCAATCTTGAAGAACGAAAGAACGCTCTGCTCGATTATCTTAAAGCGTATCCCGACATCAAAGTTGTCGCGACAGAATTTTGTTACGATGATGTGAACAAAGGAGTCAGCGTGATGGAAGCGGCAATTCAGGCGCACCCTGAAATGACGGGCTGGGTTCTTCCCGGAGCGTGGGCGTTGTTCACTCCGCCGCCGGGTCCGTTTGCATCGAAGAAGCCGGGCGATTTTACCGTCATCTCGATTGACGCTTTGCCTGAACAACTCGATTACGTTCGTCAGGGTTACGTTGATATACTGCTCGGACAAAAATTGTACGAGTGGGGTTACGAAAGCATCCGCGCACTCATCGCAATCAAGGAAGGAAAGAAAGTCGAAGAGATTATTGACTCGGGGCTTGATGAAGTGACGAAAGAGAATGTGGAAGAGTACGCTGAAAAATGGAAGTCAATGCAAAAATAA
- a CDS encoding glycosyltransferase family 9 protein — MRGNKFLKFVDYYIGIPLVWLLSFFAGGNRNAELRKLEPKRILVVKLVALGDAVLLVPSLRALRRHFPDAEITFLGTSLTENIIKQFPEYVDNIISVDVVRLGKSPSYAFGMISMLRSLNCDVVIDFEQWTRLTPLLLAFGNIPVRIGFKTVGQHHHYLYTHAVERTPSRHEAKSFLSLVELFTQQSSSSELELKVNQAKRENVIEWLRSKGWSEAKNLVIIHPACGAHGFPREWSPKNYREVIEKLGLNEKLIFIITGTSSESNVMNEVCALHTPILQNSTLQYSIKDGEEFIALLSIANLFISGNTGAMHLASALKVPQVALHGPTNADIWGPINPNAIVIKSSCPHCPCLDLGFEYHRTDGYCMEQICVEEVIAVCERLLSL; from the coding sequence ATGCGCGGAAATAAGTTTTTAAAATTTGTTGATTACTACATCGGAATTCCGTTGGTGTGGTTGCTTTCGTTTTTTGCCGGAGGGAACAGGAACGCAGAGTTGAGAAAACTTGAACCGAAAAGAATTCTCGTGGTAAAACTTGTTGCTTTAGGAGATGCAGTTCTGCTTGTTCCATCGCTTCGTGCTTTACGAAGACATTTTCCGGACGCGGAAATAACTTTTCTCGGAACGTCGCTTACAGAAAATATCATCAAACAATTTCCTGAATATGTTGATAACATCATTTCAGTTGATGTCGTGAGGTTGGGGAAATCTCCATCGTATGCTTTCGGGATGATTTCAATGTTACGTTCATTGAATTGCGATGTTGTTATTGATTTTGAACAATGGACTCGATTAACTCCGTTGCTTCTTGCCTTTGGAAATATTCCTGTTCGTATTGGCTTCAAGACTGTTGGGCAACATCATCACTATCTTTACACACATGCCGTCGAACGAACGCCCAGCAGACATGAAGCAAAGAGTTTTCTTTCTTTGGTTGAATTGTTTACTCAGCAATCATCAAGCAGTGAACTGGAACTGAAAGTAAATCAAGCCAAAAGGGAAAACGTGATTGAATGGTTACGTTCAAAAGGATGGAGTGAAGCAAAGAACTTAGTCATCATTCATCCCGCTTGCGGAGCGCATGGGTTTCCGCGTGAATGGTCTCCAAAAAATTATCGTGAAGTGATTGAGAAATTGGGTCTTAACGAGAAATTGATTTTCATTATTACGGGAACAAGTAGTGAGAGTAATGTGATGAATGAAGTATGCGCGCTTCACACTCCAATTCTCCAAAACTCCACTCTCCAATATTCCATTAAGGATGGCGAGGAGTTTATTGCACTCCTTTCGATTGCCAATCTTTTTATTTCAGGAAATACAGGAGCGATGCATCTCGCCTCAGCGTTGAAAGTCCCGCAAGTGGCTCTTCACGGGCCAACGAATGCGGACATTTGGGGACCGATAAATCCGAACGCGATTGTGATAAAATCTTCCTGTCCGCACTGTCCTTGCTTGGACTTAGGATTCGAGTATCACCGGACTGATGGATACTGTATGGAACAGATTTGTGTTGAGGAGGTAATTGCGGTGTGTGAGCGATTGCTATCTTTGTGA
- a CDS encoding aldo/keto reductase, producing MNYRFLGTTGIKVSELCFGNMTFGGRGGFKPIGELGQKEADALINMCLDAGINFFDTADIYSEGVAEELLGKSLGTKRKDIILATKVRGRMSTDLNDVGLSRHHIIEGCNASLKRLGTDYIDLYQVHSYDPKTPLEETLRALDDIVRQGKVRYIGCSNFAAWQLMKALAISEKQNLERFVTLQPYYSLVSRELELELVPLCLDQGLGIIPWSPLAGGFLSGKYRRGNPFPPNTRFTNSQFRFLQFDDEHAYTIIDELENIAQTHHASIAQAALNYILRKPGISSIIIGARTPEQLADNLKTTDWVMSSDEVARLDKLSEPPRLYPYWMLEFTKGDRV from the coding sequence ATGAACTATCGTTTTCTCGGAACAACAGGAATTAAAGTCTCGGAACTTTGCTTCGGCAACATGACATTCGGCGGCAGAGGCGGATTCAAACCGATTGGTGAACTCGGTCAAAAAGAAGCCGACGCTCTTATCAACATGTGCCTCGATGCCGGAATCAATTTCTTCGACACAGCAGATATTTACTCCGAAGGAGTTGCTGAGGAGTTACTTGGAAAATCGCTCGGCACAAAACGCAAGGATATTATTCTCGCAACGAAAGTACGGGGACGCATGAGTACCGATTTGAATGATGTTGGTCTGTCGCGTCACCATATCATCGAAGGATGCAATGCAAGTTTGAAACGGCTCGGCACTGATTACATTGATTTGTATCAGGTTCACAGCTACGACCCCAAAACTCCGCTCGAAGAGACGCTCCGTGCACTTGATGATATAGTCAGGCAAGGAAAAGTACGTTATATCGGTTGCTCAAATTTTGCAGCGTGGCAGTTGATGAAAGCCCTTGCAATTTCAGAAAAACAAAATCTCGAACGATTTGTAACTCTGCAACCATATTATTCACTCGTCTCACGTGAGTTGGAACTCGAACTTGTCCCGCTTTGTCTTGACCAAGGATTGGGAATCATTCCGTGGAGTCCGCTTGCGGGTGGATTTCTTTCGGGAAAGTATCGCCGTGGAAATCCATTTCCACCCAACACGCGCTTTACTAACTCTCAATTTCGTTTCTTGCAATTTGATGATGAACACGCTTACACAATCATTGATGAGTTAGAGAACATCGCTCAAACACATCATGCAAGTATCGCACAAGCCGCATTGAATTACATTTTGAGAAAGCCGGGAATTTCTTCCATCATTATCGGCGCAAGAACACCGGAACAACTTGCTGATAATCTGAAAACAACAGATTGGGTTATGTCTTCCGATGAAGTCGCACGATTAGATAAACTGAGCGAACCGCCGCGGCTCTATCCGTATTGGATGCTTGAGTTTACAAAAGGTGACCGCGTCTGA